The following coding sequences are from one Oscarella lobularis chromosome 19, ooOscLobu1.1, whole genome shotgun sequence window:
- the LOC136198701 gene encoding zinc transporter ZIP1-like, with protein sequence MDATEAKLLSLFLLLGISLIIGCIPLFFRSIFRRKRIQTILDYSSCLAAGIFIGTGLLHLLPEIDEKFVDYYASLDGGKPDYPYMYLCIGIGFLVVFLLEHSIVACRTKTTLVGGHEHAAAAAAAGECDSERKSSDGDDDATPIDPTFKEILLFTVMYLHAIFEGLALGLLDEVSDILGLLLAVTIHKSVILATLVVQLVTKNVKTSKSLLLVIIFSVVAPAGIVIGIVMDVTGSRETEGGVLATGIMSAFATGTLFFVVFMEILPEGFRSGKSPFFRALVVVGGFVLIALLSIIPEHHHHEHESHGACGNNTAGLLAGNSTDHDDHDH encoded by the coding sequence ATGGACGCGACCGAAGCGAAGCTCCTCtccctctttctcctcctcggtATCAGCCTCATTATCGGCTGTAttcctctcttcttccgTAGCATCTTCCGTCGCAAGCGAATCCAAACGATTCTCGACTACTCGTCTTGTCTCGCCGCGGGAATTTTTATCGGTACCGGCCTCCTTCATCTACTACCGgagatcgacgagaagttcGTCGACTACTACGCATCGCTCGACGGCGGCAAGCCCGATTATCCTTACATGTATCTCTGCATCGGAATtggctttctcgtcgtttttcttctcgagcACAGCATCGTCGCTTgtcgaacgaaaacgacgctaGTGGGAGGACACGagcacgccgccgccgccgccgccgccggagaGTGCGACTCCGAGCGAAAATCgagtgacggcgacgacgatgcgacgcCTATCGATCCGACTTTCAAGGAAATTCTGCTCTTCACCGTCATGTATCTTCACGCGATATTCGAAGGTCTCGCTCTGGGACTTCTCGACGAGGTTTCCGATATATTGGGGCTTCTTCTCGCCGTGACGATACACAAGTCCGTCATATTGgcgacgctcgtcgttcaGCTCGTCACGAAGAACGTCAAGACGTCCAAATCGCTCCTTCTTGTCATCATATTCTCGGTCGTGGCCCCGGCGGGGATTGTGATCGGAATTGTCATGGACGTTACGGGAAGTCGCGAGACTGAGGGCGGCGTCTTGGCAACGGGGATCATGAGCGCTTTCGCGACGGGAAcgctctttttcgtcgtcttcatggAGATTCTTCCCGAGGGATTTCGCTCCGGAAAGTCGCCTTTCTTCAGGGCCTTGGTCGTTGTGGGCGGTTTCGTTCTCATCGCTCTGCTGTCAATTATTCCAGAGCACCACCATCACGAGCACGAGTCTCACGGTGCTTGCGGTAACAATACCGCGGGATTGCTCGCTGGAAATTCGACCGATCACGATGACCACGATCACTAG
- the LOC136198700 gene encoding zinc transporter ZIP1-like — protein MDATDAKLVALFVLFGSSLIAGLFPFFFRKLFSRQNPKVQVVLDYTSCIAAGIFLGTGIMHLLPEVDHNFADYYATQEGEPPNYPFRELYIGIGFLAIFLLEYAMISCRKRTATEWDDVLTAGHEHPHDRKHKHDDNNDDFHKHKLESEGVANDEPVVKFQQPGGGDGDDEEEEKKESKVIIDEKKNGGELEGDTPPPMVDPSFRDFLLFMVLYVHSIFEGLANGLLSETTAIYSFLFAIIAHKLVILATLSIQLVAKNVKLSKAFILVFIFSVMSPIGVAIGIVMDKTGTQESDSGLYATAILNAFSTGTLIYVVVMEMIPDVFHSGKSPFKRAVAVTLGFAFMACLMMVPHDHGHAHGDNGCNATEMATDSSGHAHGGDHGHSH, from the coding sequence ATGGACGCCACCGACGCAAAGCTCGTCGCgctcttcgttctcttcggCTCGAGCCTCATAGCCGGTCTCTTTCCGTTCTTCTTCCGCAAACTATTCAGCCGCCAGAATCCAAAGGTCCAAGTCGTCTTGGACTACACGTCGTGCATCGCCGCTGGAATCTTTCTCGGCACCGGCATCATGCACTTGCTACCCGAAGTCGATCACAACTTCGCCGACTACTACGCAACCCAAGAGGGCGAACCGCCCAATTACCCGTTCAGGGAGCTCTACATTGGCATCGGCTTTCTCGCCATATTCCTACTCGAATACGCGATGATTTCGTGTCGCAAGCGCACGGCGACCGAATGGGACGACGTCCTCACGGCGGGCCACGAGCATCCCCACGATCGCAAGCACAAGCACGACGACAAtaacgacgattttcacaAACACAAGTTGGAAAGCGAGGGCGTGGCCAACGACGAGCCAGTCGTGAAATTTCAACAacccggcggcggcgacggcgacgacgaggaggaggagaagaaggaaagcAAAGTGATAatagacgagaagaagaatggAGGCGAGCTGGAGGGGGACACGCCCCCGCCGATGGTCGATCCTtcgtttcgcgattttcttctcttcatgGTTCTCTACGTTCATTCGATATTCGAAGGACTCGCCAACGGTCTTCtcagcgaaacgacggccATCTAtagttttcttttcgccatTATCGCTCACAAGCTCGTCATTCTCGCGACGCTTTCCATACAGCTCGTCGCGAAGAACGTCAAGTTGTCGAAAGCGTTTattctcgtcttcatcttctccGTCATGTCGCCGATCGGCGTCGCGATCGGCATCGTCATGGATAAGACGGGTACGCAGGAGAGCGATAGCGGTCTTTatgcgacggcgattttgaACGCTTTTTCGACGGGAACTCTGATCTACGTCGTCGTAATGGAAATGATCCCGGACGTCTTTCATTCCGGGAAATCGCCGTTCAAGAGGGCCGTTGCCGTGACGCTCGGATTCGCTTTCATGGCCTGTCTCATGATGGTGCCGCACGACCACGGGCACGCTCATGGAGACAACGGGTGCAATGCCACTGAAATGGCAACAGATTCCTCGGGTCATGCTCATGGAGGAGATCACGGTCATTCTCACTag